Within Nitrospira sp. MA-1, the genomic segment TGACCTGCGAAGAATTTGAACTGATTGAGTCCCTCCGCAAGAAGGATGAACCGGCATTTGCCACCTTGGTTGAACGCTATCATGGTGGGCTACTTCGGTTCGCCCAAACCCTTGTGTCAAATCAAGCCGTGGCGAAAGAGGTGGTTCAAGAGACCTGGATGGCCGTCCTGGAAGGTATTCATCGTTTTGAAGGTCGATCATCCCTAAAAACGTGGATTTTTCGAATCCTTCATAATATTGCCAAGACAAAAGGGAAACGGGAACACCGGTATGTGTCATTTTGCGATGTCGATGGTTCAACAGACAAAGAAATAAATAGCGCGTTGGCATCAGAACGGTTTTACACTTCTGGCGACTTAACCGGTCGCCGGGGTTTTCCGTCCGTCATATGGGATGAGAACACGCCCGAACGGTCACTCGTATCAAAACAAAGTCTGGGCCAGATTTACGAGGCGCTTCAGGCCCTTCCTCCTAACCAGCGGCAGGTCATCATTCTTCGTGATATCGAAGGCGTTAATGCGGAAGAAATTTGTCAAATTCTGAATATAACCTTAACCAACCAACGAGTGCTCTTGCATCGAGCTCGGGCGAAGATTCGATTGGCTTTGAACCCTTACCTTCAGGGACATTCCCCCAAGAGCCCGGCTCCCGCTGTTTGGGCGTCTTTGGTACCGAATGAAAAACCGGGAATCTCGTTATAATAAATAATTTCCAAAATAATAATGCTCCCTATAACGAATTTTCTCTTGGACGGGCTAATGGACAAATACTTTAATGAAATAAACAAATTTCCGGTTCGTGGGTTCACTCACAAAATTCATGGTTTTATGAAGTTTATGCATGTGGAGGCTCTATGAGTTTTTGGCTCCTACCTTTACTTTTTATGGAATCCGCTCTCTTTTTGCTCACAGCCCTCTCCTTGGCTATCTGGGTCTACCTCTGTTTTGGGCATGGCCGCTTTTGGTATGCGGATCAGCGACTCGGTAGGGATCAGCCGATTTCTCACCAAATTACGTCATGGCCCACTGTCGTCATAGTTGTTCCCGCTCGGAATGAAGCGGATGTCATTGAACGAACGTTGCGTTCTCTTTTAGAGCAGGACTACCCAGGTGAATTCCATGTGGTGATGGTGGATGATCAAAGTGATGATGGTACCGGCGACCTTGCACGAGAGCTTGCTACGCAACATCCAGGGGGAACGCACCTCACTGTGAAGGACGCCGAAGATCGCCCCGCTGGCTGGCTGGGAAAAGTGTGGGCCCTTCACATCGGATTACGGTATGCCGAGAAGGAGTGGCCTGATGCCAACTATCGATATTTGACGGATGCTGACATTGAGCATAGCCGGGGAAACCTGCGCGAGCTGGTTTCCAAAGCCGAATGCGAAGGGCTGGATCTTGTGTCCCTCATGGTCCGATTGCACTGTCAACATGCCTGGGAGAAGGTCCTGATTCCAGCATTTGTGTATTTCTTTCAAAAGCTCTATCCCTTTCCCCTCATCAATGATCATAATTCACCTGTCGGAGGCGCAGCTGGAGGGTGCATTCTTGTGAGGAATCATGCCCTGAAACAGGTAGGAGGGATAGGAATCATTCGCGCCGAAGTTATTGATGATTGCGCGTTGGGGGCAGCAATCAAGAGGGTAGGAAAGATCTGGGTAGGTCTAACGGATTCGGAGCACAGCATTCGTCCCTATGCAGGGCTTGCTGATATCTGGGGAATGGTGAAACGCACGGCCTATACCCAACTGAGATATTCCCCTTTGAGGCTTGTGGGTACCGTCGTGGGCCTGGTTCTTGTCTATCTCCTCCCACCGCTTGTGGTTTTGTCTTGGCCCCTTCACGGAAGTGTTCTGGCGGGAGGATTGGCGGTCTTCGCCTGGCTCATCATGATGTATACATTTCAACCCACCTTGCGTCTATACGCACTGGTTCCGACCTATGGCATGGTGTTGCCCGTGGCGGCCTCGCTCTATCTGGGCATGACGATAGACTCAGCTTGGCGACATTGGTTGAAGATCGGAGGACAATGGAAAGGACGGACGGGAATTGGTTGCACTAATTGAGCCTTGGCCGCCATTCAGTCCCGTAGTGATCAGCTCACTCAGAACGGCAGTGGCCCCGCTCTTGTTGGTGATGGCCCCAAGAAACTGCACAACCGGATTCGTGGAGACACGCCCCGAAAGTTAGCATGATGAAACCAACTCTGAAAAGAGCGCTTCTTGAGAAGATGGCCTTTTCGAAAACACGTACCATCTTTCAAATCGGAAGTGGTTTTGGCTTCGATCAAAGGCGAACAGACGGTGGCAGAACGGGTACAGAGGTTTGATGTTCACCCAAATCAAATAAAGGAGCCATAGGATGAAACGATTTGAAAACAAGACCGTGCTCGTCACGGGTGGCAATAGTGGCATCGGCCTGGCAACCGCGCTGGCGTTTGAGAAAGAAGGTGCCCGCGTCGTATTCACGGGGCGCGATCAGTCTACCTTGGATAAAGCGGCAGCCCGGTTTGGCGAAAATGTCATTGCAGTGCGGAGCGATGCCGGTAGCATCACAGACGGGATCAAGCTGGCAAGGTTCCTCCAGCAACAGGAGGTGAAGCTCGACGCCGTATTTATCAATGCGGGGATCGCCAGGCTTGCCCCGTTCGATGCAACTGAAGAAGAAATGTGGGATGCGACTTTCAATACCAATGT encodes:
- a CDS encoding sigma-70 family RNA polymerase sigma factor, giving the protein MKTFEMSFFEPVGVNSCGTQAWGIIPDLREMTQNIGPEKKIAVTCEEFELIESLRKKDEPAFATLVERYHGGLLRFAQTLVSNQAVAKEVVQETWMAVLEGIHRFEGRSSLKTWIFRILHNIAKTKGKREHRYVSFCDVDGSTDKEINSALASERFYTSGDLTGRRGFPSVIWDENTPERSLVSKQSLGQIYEALQALPPNQRQVIILRDIEGVNAEEICQILNITLTNQRVLLHRARAKIRLALNPYLQGHSPKSPAPAVWASLVPNEKPGISL
- a CDS encoding glycosyltransferase; this encodes MSFWLLPLLFMESALFLLTALSLAIWVYLCFGHGRFWYADQRLGRDQPISHQITSWPTVVIVVPARNEADVIERTLRSLLEQDYPGEFHVVMVDDQSDDGTGDLARELATQHPGGTHLTVKDAEDRPAGWLGKVWALHIGLRYAEKEWPDANYRYLTDADIEHSRGNLRELVSKAECEGLDLVSLMVRLHCQHAWEKVLIPAFVYFFQKLYPFPLINDHNSPVGGAAGGCILVRNHALKQVGGIGIIRAEVIDDCALGAAIKRVGKIWVGLTDSEHSIRPYAGLADIWGMVKRTAYTQLRYSPLRLVGTVVGLVLVYLLPPLVVLSWPLHGSVLAGGLAVFAWLIMMYTFQPTLRLYALVPTYGMVLPVAASLYLGMTIDSAWRHWLKIGGQWKGRTGIGCTN